The proteins below come from a single Cannabis sativa cultivar Pink pepper isolate KNU-18-1 chromosome 3, ASM2916894v1, whole genome shotgun sequence genomic window:
- the LOC115710284 gene encoding putative DNA glycosylase At3g47830, with amino-acid sequence MRIEIPCLNIKARREISPIDVSEIQKKKILQKKSKEMKESRKRKQFKPLGESHSLSNKKSSANHTKDPYPTCHQPTPDECRAVRDSLLALHGFPQEFAKYRRQRPSEDLPADENGSSLSIDPSENDNLDGDLEEKETVLDGLVSTVLSQNTTELNSQRAFASLKSAFPTWENVLGADSKMIENAIRCGGLAPTKASCIKNLLRCLLERKGKLCLEYLRDFSVDEVKAELSLFKGIGPKTVSCVLMFHLQHDDFPVDTHVFEIAKALGWLPAGADRNKAYLHLNQRIPNKLKFDLNCLLYTHGKVCRRCIKKEGTKIRKESNNDSCPLLHYCRRN; translated from the exons ATGAGGATAGAAATCCCATGTCTGAATATAAAAGCGAGACGTGAAATATCTCCAATTGATGTATCAGAAAttcagaagaaaaaaatattacagaAAAAGAGCAAAGAAATGAAGGAATCCCGGAAACGGAAGCAGTTCAAGCCACTTGGGGAATCACATTCCTTGTCCAACAAAAAATCTTCAGCCAATCACACCAAAGATCCATACCCAACTTGCCATCAACCAACCCCAGACGAATGTCGAGCCGTACGAGACTCCCTCTTGGCTCTACATGGCTTCCCCCAAGAGTTCGCCAAGTACCGGAGGCAGAGACCAAGCGAAGATCTCCCCGCTGATGAAAACGGCTCTTCTCTTTCCATCGACCCTTCTGAAAATGACAACTTGGATGGTGATTTGGAGGAAAAGGAGACTGTTTTGGACGGTTTAGTGAGCACTGTGCTGTCGCAGAATACCACCGAGCTAAATTCTCAAAGGGCTTTCGCTTCTCTTAAGTCTGCATTTCCCACTTGGGAAAAT GTTTTGGGTGCTGATTCAAAAATGATAGAGAATGCTATAAGGTGTGGAGGTTTGGCCCCAACAAAAGCTTCGTGTATTAAAAACTTATTGAGATGTTTGCTTGAGAGAAAAGGAAAGTTATGCTTGGAGTACTTAAGAGATTTTTCAGTTGATGAAGTCAAGGCTGAACTCTCTCTATTTAAAGGAATTGGCCCCAAAACG GTTTCTTGCGTATTGATGTTCCATCTTCAGCATGATGATTTTCCAGTGGACACACAT GTGTTTGAGATTGCAAAAGCTCTTGGTTGGTTACCAGCTGGAGCTGACAGGAATAAGGCATATCTCCATCTCAACCAACGTATCCCCAACAAGCTCAAATTTGATCTTAACTGTCTTTTGTATACACATGGTAAAGTCTGCCGCAGATGCATCAAGAAAGAGGGTACCAAGATAAGAAAAGAATCAAATAATGATTCCTGCCCTTTATTACATTACTGCAGAAGAAATTAG